From a region of the Chrysemys picta bellii isolate R12L10 chromosome 7, ASM1138683v2, whole genome shotgun sequence genome:
- the TNNC1 gene encoding troponin C, slow skeletal and cardiac muscles isoform X2 — translation MDDIYKAAVEQLTEEQKNEFKAAFDIFVLGAEDGCISTKELGKVMRMLGQNPTPEELQEMIDEVDEDGSGTVDFDEFLVMMVRCMKDDSKGKSEEELSDLFRMFDKNADGYIDLDELKIMLQATGETITEDDIEELMKDGDKNNDGKIDYDELPREGVMCV, via the exons ATGGATGATATTTACAAGGCAGCA GTTGAGCAGTTGACAGAAGAACAGAAAAACG AATTCAAGGCCGCCTTTGACATCTTTGTCCTGGGTGCTGAGGACGGATGCATCAGCACGAAGGAACTGGGGAAGGTGATGAGAATGCTGGGGCAGAATCCAACCCCTGAGGAGCTGCAGGAGATGATAGATGAGGTGGATGAAGATG GCAGCGGCACTGTAGACTTTGATGAGTTCTTAGTTATGATGGTCCGATGTATGAAAGATGACAGCAAAGGAAAATCAGAAGAGGAACTCTCAGATCTCTTCAGAATGTTTGATAA AAATGCTGATGGATACATAGACCTTGACGAACTAAAGATCATGCTACAGGCTACAGGAGAGACCATCACCGAAGATGACATAGAGGAACTGATGAAGGATGGAGACAAAAACAATGATGGCAAGATTGACTATGATG AACTACCTAGGGAAGGCGTGATGTGTGTATAG
- the TNNC1 gene encoding troponin C, slow skeletal and cardiac muscles isoform X1, with the protein MDDIYKAAVEQLTEEQKNEFKAAFDIFVLGAEDGCISTKELGKVMRMLGQNPTPEELQEMIDEVDEDGSGTVDFDEFLVMMVRCMKDDSKGKSEEELSDLFRMFDKNADGYIDLDELKIMLQATGETITEDDIEELMKDGDKNNDGKIDYDEFLEFMKGVE; encoded by the exons ATGGATGATATTTACAAGGCAGCA GTTGAGCAGTTGACAGAAGAACAGAAAAACG AATTCAAGGCCGCCTTTGACATCTTTGTCCTGGGTGCTGAGGACGGATGCATCAGCACGAAGGAACTGGGGAAGGTGATGAGAATGCTGGGGCAGAATCCAACCCCTGAGGAGCTGCAGGAGATGATAGATGAGGTGGATGAAGATG GCAGCGGCACTGTAGACTTTGATGAGTTCTTAGTTATGATGGTCCGATGTATGAAAGATGACAGCAAAGGAAAATCAGAAGAGGAACTCTCAGATCTCTTCAGAATGTTTGATAA AAATGCTGATGGATACATAGACCTTGACGAACTAAAGATCATGCTACAGGCTACAGGAGAGACCATCACCGAAGATGACATAGAGGAACTGATGAAGGATGGAGACAAAAACAATGATGGCAAGATTGACTATGATG AATTCCTGGAGTTCATGAAGGGAGTTGAATAA